One genomic segment of Oncorhynchus kisutch isolate 150728-3 linkage group LG15, Okis_V2, whole genome shotgun sequence includes these proteins:
- the LOC109905873 gene encoding frizzled-4: MSRAVCTLAAVALSLAVLCGPGSIGLVRAFGDETEEMTCDPIRIAMCQDLGYNVTKMPNLVGNVLQSDAELQLTTFTPLIQYGCSSQLKFFLCAVYVPMCTDKVPIPIGPCGSMCLSVKRKCLPVLIEFGFVWPELLNCSLFPPQNDHNHMCMEGPGDEEAPYHPVRPLPPQEEECQALGAGPDQYAWVRRSHSCALQCGYDAGLYRREAKVFTDVWMAVWAVLCFLSTTLTVLTFLLDSTRFSYPERPIIFLSMCSNLYSVAYLVRLTLGRERVSCDLEEAAVPVLVQEGLKSTSCAIVFLLLYFFGMASSLWWVILTLTWFLAAGLKWGHEAIEMHSSYFHIAAWAIPAIKTIVILIMRLVDADDLTGLCYVGNLQQEAVTGFVVAPLAAYLLIGTLFICAGLVALFKIRSNLQKDGAKTDKLERLMVKIGVFSVLYMVPASTVIGCYLYQLSHWGDFRASARDSYVAAEMLRIFMSLLVGITSGMWIWSAKTLHTWQRCSARLWRDGRAGRSKRAPGDSWIKPGKGNETVV, encoded by the exons ATGAGTCGGGCTGTGTGCACTCTTGCTGCGGTAGCGCTCTCCCTCGCAGTGCTGTGCGGTCCAGGATCCATTGGTCTGGTGCGTGCATTCGGCGACGAGACAGAGGAGATGACGTGCGACCCGATACGCATCGCCATGTGCCAGGACCTGGGCTACAACGTCACCAAGATGCCCAACCTGGTGGGCAACGTCCTGCAGTCAGACGCCGAGCTCCAGCTCACCACCTTCACACCACTCATACAGTATGGCTGCTCCAGCCAactgaag TTCTTCCTGTGTGCGGTGTACGTGCCCATGTGTACAGACAAGGTTCCCATCCCCATCGGGCCGTGTGGcagcatgtgtctgtctgtcaagaGGAAGTGTCTGCCAGTCCTAATAGAGTTCGGCTTCGTCTGGCCAGAGCTGCTCAACTGCAGCCTGTTCCCCCCTCAGAACGACCACAACCACATGTGTATGGAGGGTCCGGGGGATGAGGAGGCCCCCTACCACCCGGTCCGACCCCTGCCCCCCCAGGAGGAGGAGTGCCAGGCCCTGGGGGCCGGGCCAGACCAGTATGCCTGGGTGAGGCGGAGCCACAGTTGTGCACTGCAGTGTGGGTATGATGCGGGGCTGTACCGGCGCGAGGCCAAGGTGTTTACAGACGTGTGGATGGCAGTGTGGGCGGTGTTGTGTTTCCTCTCTACCACCCTGACCGTCCTCACCTTCCTCCTGGACTCAACACGTTTCTCCTACCCCGAGAGACCCATCATCTTCCTCTCCATGTGCTCCAACCTCTACAGCGTGGCCTACCTG GTGCGCCTGACTCTGGGTCGGGAGCGTGTGTCCTGTGACCTGGAGGAGGCAGCGGTACCTGTTCTGGTACAGGAGGGGTTAAAAAGTACTAGCTGTGCCATTGTCTTCCTCCTGCTCTACTTCTTTGGCATGGCCTCCTCGTTGTG gtgggtgattctgactctgacctggttcCTGGCTGCAGGGTTAAAGTGGGGTCACGAGGCCATTGAGATGCACAGCTCCTACTTCCACATAGCAGCCTGGGCAATCCCCGCCATCAAGACCATTGTCATCCTCATCATGCGACTAGTAGATGCTGATGACCTCACGGGGCTGTGCTACGTGGGTAACCTACAGCAGGAGGCAGTGACGGGTTTCGTGGTCGCCCCCCTCGCTGCATACCTCCTCATCGGCACTCTGTTTATCTGCGCCGGCTTGGTGGCCCTGTTTAAGATCCGTTCCAACCTGCAGAAGGACGGGGCCAAGACGGACAAGCTGGAGCGTCTGATGGTGAAGATCGGGGTGTTCTCTGTGCTGTACATGGTACCTGCGTCCACCGTGATAGGCTGCTACCTCTACCAGCTGTCCCACTGGGGGGACTTCAGGGCCAGTGCCAGGGACTCATATGTGGCAGCAGAGATGCTGAGGATCTTTATGTCTCTGCTGGTGGGCATCACGTCGGGCATGTGGATCTGGTCGGCCAAGACCCTTCACACCTGGCAACGCTGCTCTGCCCGCCTTTGGAGGGATGGCCGGGCAGGGAGGAGCAAGCGGGCACCGGGGGACAGCTGGATAAAACCTGGCAAGGGCAACGAGACGGTGGtgtga